accaacgagttcacactggggagaggccattcacctgctctgattgtgggaagaaatTTAGTATTTCATCCAATCTAGTGAGACACCGtcgagttcactctggggagagaccattcacctgctcagtgtgtggaaaaagatgcagagattcatccaccctgctggtacaccagcaagttcacaccaaggagaggctgttcacttgttctgagtgtgggaagggattcactcggttatccagtctgcagagacaccatcgcgttcacactggggagagaccattcacctgctcagagtgtgggaaaggattcagagattcatctgacctgctggcacatcagcgagttcacactggagagaggccgttcatctgctccgtgtgtgggaaaggatttggagattcctccaccctgctgacacaccagcgagttcacactggggagaggccgttcacctgctccaattgtgggaggggattcagtcagttagccaatctgctgagacaccaacaaattcacagcggggacagggagaggcctttcacctgctcggaGTGTGAGAAGCGATTCAGTGATTTAcctaccctgcagacacaccagcgagttcacaccggggagaagccatttacctgctctgtgtgtgggaagagattcaatcggtcatcGAACCTGCagactcaccagcgagttcacactggggagagaccattcacctgctctgactgtgggaagggattcactcagtcatcccacctgctgagacaccagcgagttcacaagtgatgactggGGTTGTATTCTGctcttattgctgctgttaatcacatccgggactgaaccatgttcattctgacagatggtgaagtgggagggtcagagggt
The nucleotide sequence above comes from Mustelus asterias unplaced genomic scaffold, sMusAst1.hap1.1 HAP1_SCAFFOLD_85, whole genome shotgun sequence. Encoded proteins:
- the LOC144483987 gene encoding LOW QUALITY PROTEIN: uncharacterized protein LOC144483987 (The sequence of the model RefSeq protein was modified relative to this genomic sequence to represent the inferred CDS: inserted 2 bases in 1 codon); this encodes MPLCSEPCRCRSRFFQREKHQDAVTHTMGKPWKCGDCGKGFRSPSELETHRRSHTGERPFTCYQCGKRFTNSSDLLTHQRVHTGERPFTCSDCGKKFSISSNLVRHRRVHSGERPFTCSVCGKRCRDSSTLLVHQQVHTKERLFTCSECGKGFTRLSSLQRHHRVHTGERPFTCSECGKGFRDSSDLLAHQRVHTGERPFICSVCGKGFGDSSTLLTHQRVHTGERPFTCSNCGRGFSQLANLLRHQQIHSGDRERPFTCSECEKRFSDLPTLQTHQRVHTGEKPFTCSVCGKRFNRSSNLQTHQRVHTGERPFTCSDCGKGFTQSSHLLRHQRVHKHDDIDTIEKPWICGDCGKAFTCPSKLETHRRTHTGERPFTCPVCWKEFTQSSCLTLHQRVHTGERPYTCSVCGKXDNLQLHRRVHTGERPFTCAVCGKRFINSSNLVTHQRVHTEERPFSCTDCGKSFRHSSSLKAHQRLHTGERPFTCSECGKGFTTSSHLVTHQRLHK